The Xenopus laevis strain J_2021 chromosome 5L, Xenopus_laevis_v10.1, whole genome shotgun sequence genome has a segment encoding these proteins:
- the LOC108716475 gene encoding coiled-coil domain-containing protein 177, whose amino-acid sequence MERGGRRSPNLHLNLYNFQEGQDSRYVLTSPRSLEACARLGIRPVDLLPRSLEEVAGQHSNAFQGQLNELWEEYEEERRRRLRLCKQLRAKIVQEEPRAGGPQAPSAGKGAKETENDGAQVKLRDYTAVPSSYKGDTDCTMMYSTQTNTRKAAALEKERNEPTAPFSSNRWAPKLSLVGPTPPRPSDLRRSLSLGDLTDPEIQVRQLARDVEREARVCVSQRDKKIAALMLVRHRDENLAQQRKLKAQKAWQDLLSEEQRLKEAVSKPDWINQQHGRICKRRSRSSNDDWRGDITTEYLKEKTADLNTGLNVGLERSTSNMDKIHIDELTHATNEEFNNTLFEERMSQAFKFRLMKELQNKKNLQVKNQYERLRHNRLKEKVDIQAKAEEEFMRMSIKQKELKSQELYGQLLVEKNKELKEKAAKEEEQMFMAKLRAEQQQKEQIKHKAMLAKLTDQKIQHAKDSLGRSIQIKAERTREVNTMKEKVHQLLKEKVDEEDKNYRKQMKYLIRKKDSKCHKLLKEKEATVEQGKKTAMASFQMRERIREQTRSRTFDQMVRQAEMNASLLRYPS is encoded by the coding sequence ATGGAGCGTGGTGGGCGCCGTTCCCCGAACTTGCACTTGAATCTGTACAACTTCCAGGAGGGCCAGGACAGCCGCTATGTCCTCACCAGCCCGCGCTCCCTGGAAGCCTGCGCACGTCTGGGGATCAGGCCTGTCGATCTCCTTCCCAGGTCACTGGAGGAAGTGGCGGGGCAGCACTCGAATGCCTTTCAGGGGCAGCTGAACGAGCTGTGGGAGGAATACGAGGAGGAGCGGAGGAGGCGGCTAAGGCTGTGCAAGCAGCTAAGGGCAAAAATAGTGCAGGAGGAACCCAGAGCAGGAGGGCCCCAAGCCCCATCTGCAGGTAAAGGGGCCAAAGAAACAGAAAATGATGGGGCCCAAGTGAAGCTCAGAGACTACACAGCAGTCCCCTCCTCATATAAGGGGGATACAGACTGTACCATGATGTATTCCACTCAGACAAACACTAGAAAAGCTGCTGCccttgagaaagaaagaaatgaaccAACAGCACCCTTCTCCTCCAATCGGTGGGCCCCTAAGCTTTCCTTGGTCGGCCCCACACCCCCTCGACCTTCTGACCTGAGGAGAAGCCTAAGCCTGGGGGATCTAACGGACCCTGAGATCCAGGTCAGACAGCTGGCTAGGGATGTGGAGAGAGAAGCCAGGGTTTGTGTGTCTCAGAGAGATAAGAAGATTGCAGCTCTGATGTTAGTCAGGCACCGGGATGAAAATCTGGCCCAGCAGAGGAAGCTGAAGGCCCAGAAAGCCTGGCAAGATTTATTATCCGAAGAGCAGAGACTGAAAGAAGCAGTGAGTAAACCAGACTGGATAAACCAGCAGCACGGGAGAATTTGTAAGAGAAGATCAAGGAGCTCCAATGATGACTGGAGAGGGGACATTACCACCGAATACTTGAAAGAAAAGACTGCAGACCTAAATACTGGGCTCAATGTTGGCCTGGAAAGATCCACAAGCAATATGGATAAGATCCACATAGATGAGTTGACACATGCAACTAATGAAGAATTTAACAATACTCTCTTTGAAGAGCGCATGTCACAGGCCTTCAAGTTCCGGCTGATGAAAGAATTGCAGAACAAGAAAAATCTGCAGGTGAAGAACCAGTATGAAAGACTAAGGCACAACAGGCTGAAAGAGAAGGTGGACATCCAAGCCAAAGCTGAGGAGGAATTTATGAGGATGTCAATCAAGCAGAAAGAGCTCAAGTCTCAAGAGCTTTATGGGCAGTTGCTTGTGGAAAAGAATAAGGAACTGAAGGAAAAAGCGGCCAAAGAAGAAGAACAGATGTTTATGGCCAAACTTAGGGCCGAGCAACAGCAAAAAGAGCAGATAAAGCACAAAGCCATGCTGGCCAAGCTCACggatcagaaaatccagcatgcTAAGGATTCCCTGGGGAGGAGCATTCAGATTAAGGCAGAGAGGACCCGAGAGGTGAACACCATGAAGGAAAAAGTCCACCAGCTGCTGAAAGAGAAAGTCGATGAAGAGGACAAAAACTACAGAAAGCAGATGAAATATCTGATCAGGAAAAAGGACTCAAAATGTCataagttgctcaaagaaaaggAGGCCACGGTCGAACAGGGCAAGAAAACGGCAATGGCTTCATTTCAGATGAGGGAAAGAATCAGAGAGCAGACCAGAAGCAGGACCTTCGACCAAATGGTGAGGCAGGCAGAGATGAATGCAAGTCTACTCAGATACCCCTCGTAG